The Thiohalophilus sp. genome has a window encoding:
- a CDS encoding aminodeoxychorismate/anthranilate synthase component II, with translation MLLMIDNYDSFTYNLVQYFGELGVEVRVYRNDQITLDEIAELKPEYLVISPGPCTPNEAGVSVESIRRFAGKLPILGVCLGHQAIGQAFGGKVVHAGSIMHGKTSMIHHYDIGVFQGLANPLEATRYHSLVIEKDSLPDCLEVTAWTRQDNGELDEIMGVRHKELAIEGIQFHPESILTEHGHDMLRNFLEQNQR, from the coding sequence ATGTTGCTAATGATAGACAATTACGATTCGTTTACCTACAACCTGGTTCAGTATTTCGGTGAGCTGGGCGTGGAGGTGCGGGTTTATCGTAATGACCAGATTACGCTGGATGAGATTGCCGAATTGAAACCGGAGTACCTGGTGATCTCGCCGGGTCCCTGTACGCCCAACGAGGCGGGGGTGTCGGTGGAGTCGATTCGCCGCTTCGCCGGCAAGTTGCCGATCCTGGGGGTTTGTCTGGGCCACCAGGCCATCGGCCAGGCCTTTGGCGGCAAGGTCGTGCACGCCGGCAGCATCATGCACGGCAAGACTTCGATGATCCATCATTATGATATCGGGGTATTCCAAGGACTGGCCAATCCGCTGGAGGCGACCCGTTATCACTCACTGGTCATCGAAAAAGATTCATTACCCGATTGCCTGGAAGTGACTGCCTGGACTCGACAGGACAACGGCGAGCTGGACGAGATCATGGGCGTGCGGCACAAAGAACTGGCCATCGAAGGGATCCAGTTTCACCCCGAGTCGATCCTGACCGAACACGGTCATGACATGTTGCGTAATTTTCTGGAACAAAACCAAAGATAA
- the trpD gene encoding anthranilate phosphoribosyltransferase — MDMTEAIKAVTENRDLTGEEMTQVMRLIMTGEATPAQIGGFLVGLRMKGETVDEIAAAAGVMRELATRVSVHGEHLVDTCGTGGDAAGTFNISTASAFVVAAAGGQVAKHGNRSVSSQCGSADVLEAAGINLDLSPEQVARCVDETGVGFMFAPKHHSAMKHAIGPRREMGVRTIFNVLGPLTNPAGAPYQVLGVFSERLLVPLAEVLKKLGSKHVLVVHAEDGMDEISIGAPTHVAELKDGKVSSYSITPEQFGLQRTDVTTLKVTTAGESLAIIKNLLNNQPGPARDIVQLNAGAAIYAADLVPTLEDGVKRAAEVIADGSAAAKLDALVELSRSF; from the coding sequence ATGGATATGACAGAAGCGATCAAGGCGGTGACTGAAAACCGCGATCTGACCGGCGAGGAGATGACACAGGTGATGCGGCTGATCATGACCGGCGAGGCAACACCGGCGCAGATCGGCGGTTTTCTGGTCGGGCTGCGCATGAAGGGTGAGACGGTGGACGAGATCGCCGCCGCCGCCGGCGTGATGCGCGAGCTGGCCACCCGGGTCTCGGTTCATGGCGAGCATCTGGTTGATACCTGCGGCACCGGCGGTGACGCGGCCGGTACCTTTAATATTTCCACTGCCAGTGCCTTCGTGGTGGCGGCGGCCGGCGGGCAGGTGGCCAAGCATGGTAATCGCTCGGTCTCCAGCCAGTGTGGCAGTGCCGATGTGCTGGAGGCTGCCGGCATCAATCTGGATTTGAGTCCCGAGCAGGTGGCGCGCTGCGTCGATGAAACCGGTGTGGGTTTCATGTTCGCACCCAAACATCACAGCGCCATGAAGCACGCCATTGGTCCGCGCCGCGAAATGGGCGTGCGCACGATTTTCAATGTCCTGGGGCCCTTGACCAATCCGGCCGGCGCGCCTTATCAGGTGCTCGGCGTATTTTCCGAGCGACTGCTGGTTCCCCTGGCCGAGGTACTGAAAAAACTGGGAAGCAAACATGTGCTGGTGGTACACGCCGAAGATGGCATGGATGAGATCAGCATCGGTGCACCGACCCATGTGGCGGAGCTGAAGGACGGCAAGGTCAGCAGCTATAGCATCACCCCGGAACAGTTCGGCCTGCAGCGCACGGATGTGACCACCCTGAAAGTGACCACCGCCGGGGAATCGCTGGCAATCATCAAAAACCTGCTGAATAACCAGCCCGGGCCGGCCCGGGATATTGTCCAGCTCAACGCCGGCGCGGCGATCTACGCCGCCGACCTGGTGCCGACGCTGGAGGACGGCGTCAAACGTGCCGCCGAGGTGATCGCCGACGGCTCCGCCGCCGCCAAGCTCGATGCTCTGGTAGAACTGTCCAGGTCTTTTTAA
- the trpC gene encoding indole-3-glycerol phosphate synthase TrpC yields the protein MNNTPDILKKIIDRKRDEVAERQATIPLSQQQQRVAEASPVRDFVHAIEQRLANSQPAVIAEIKKASPSKGVMRDPFVPAEIARSYEQGGAACLSVLTDVDFFQGSDEFLQQARNACSLPVLRKDFMIDPYQVYEARAIGADCILLIVAVLDDTRMRELHDLARQLGMAVLVEVHDAGELQRALKLETPLIGINNRDLRTFETRLETTLELLDAIPDDRIVVTESGIHTPDDVKHLHNNGVHTFLVGEAFMVAEDPGTRLKALFD from the coding sequence ATGAATAATACTCCCGATATTTTAAAAAAAATCATCGACCGTAAACGGGACGAGGTAGCCGAACGCCAGGCGACAATTCCATTGTCGCAACAGCAACAACGTGTGGCGGAGGCGTCGCCGGTACGGGATTTTGTTCACGCTATTGAACAGCGTCTGGCGAACAGTCAGCCGGCGGTGATCGCGGAGATCAAAAAAGCCTCGCCCAGCAAGGGGGTGATGCGCGATCCGTTCGTCCCGGCGGAGATTGCCCGCTCCTACGAACAGGGCGGTGCTGCCTGTCTGTCGGTGTTGACCGATGTTGATTTCTTCCAGGGCAGTGACGAATTCCTGCAACAGGCGCGTAATGCCTGTTCGCTGCCGGTATTGCGCAAGGACTTCATGATCGACCCGTACCAGGTCTATGAGGCCCGCGCCATCGGAGCCGATTGTATCTTGCTGATCGTCGCCGTGCTTGACGATACCCGGATGCGCGAGCTGCATGACCTGGCCCGGCAACTGGGTATGGCCGTGCTGGTGGAAGTGCATGATGCCGGGGAACTGCAGCGAGCCCTGAAACTCGAAACCCCGTTGATCGGGATCAATAACCGTGATTTGCGGACCTTCGAGACCCGGCTGGAGACGACACTCGAACTGCTCGATGCAATCCCCGACGATCGCATCGTCGTCACCGAAAGCGGCATCCATACCCCCGACGATGTCAAACACCTGCACAACAACGGCGTCCACACCTTCCTCGTCGGCGAAGCCTTCATGGTCGCCGAAGACCCCGGCACCCGGCTCAAGGCCCTGTTCGACTAA
- the crp gene encoding cAMP-activated global transcriptional regulator CRP, producing MVQAKVENTGIPTLDRFLEHCHRRQYPAKSVIIYAEDDSEVLYYIVDGSVSVLIEDEEGREIVLAYLNKGDFFGEMGLFDEERNRSAWVRARSTCEVAEISYAKFRQLYQDHPDILFAVARQMATRLRDTSRKVSDLAFMDVTGRVARTLLDLCKQPDAMTHPDGMQIRITRQEIGRIVGCSREMVGRVLKTMEEQGLIHVKGKTIVVFGTR from the coding sequence ATGGTTCAGGCCAAGGTTGAAAATACGGGCATTCCCACGCTGGATCGCTTCCTGGAGCATTGCCACCGGCGCCAGTATCCGGCCAAAAGCGTCATTATCTATGCCGAGGATGACTCCGAGGTGCTCTACTACATCGTGGACGGCTCGGTGTCGGTTCTGATCGAAGACGAGGAAGGCCGGGAGATCGTGCTGGCCTATCTTAACAAGGGCGATTTCTTCGGCGAGATGGGGCTGTTTGACGAGGAACGCAATCGCAGTGCCTGGGTGCGTGCCCGCAGCACCTGCGAAGTCGCTGAAATCAGCTACGCCAAATTCCGCCAGCTGTACCAGGACCACCCGGACATCCTGTTCGCCGTGGCCCGGCAGATGGCCACCCGCCTGCGCGACACCAGCCGCAAGGTCAGCGACCTGGCCTTCATGGATGTCACCGGCCGCGTCGCCCGCACCCTGCTGGATCTGTGCAAACAACCCGATGCCATGACCCACCCCGACGGCATGCAGATCCGCATCACCCGCCAGGAAATCGGCCGCATCGTCGGCTGCTCCCGCGAAATGGTCGGCCGCGTGCTCAAGACCATGGAAGAACAGGGACTGATCCACGTCAAAGGGAAAACTATCGTCGTCTTCGGCACCCGATAG
- a CDS encoding OsmC family protein yields MKARIKWVQDATFVGESGSGHAVVMDGPPEHGGRNLGIRPMEMLLLGMGGCTSFDVVNILKKSRQPIRDCYAELYAERAETEPKVFTHIHVHFVITGKGLGEKHVKRAVELSAEKYCSASIMLANGGVEISHDYEVIEPEDE; encoded by the coding sequence ATGAAAGCGCGGATTAAATGGGTTCAGGATGCCACCTTCGTCGGGGAGTCGGGCAGCGGCCATGCGGTGGTGATGGACGGCCCGCCGGAACACGGCGGTCGCAACCTCGGCATTCGCCCGATGGAAATGTTACTGCTGGGCATGGGCGGCTGCACCAGCTTTGATGTCGTGAATATTCTGAAAAAATCCCGCCAGCCGATTCGGGACTGCTATGCCGAGCTGTACGCCGAACGCGCGGAAACCGAACCGAAGGTGTTTACGCACATCCATGTCCACTTTGTCATTACCGGCAAGGGCCTCGGTGAAAAACATGTCAAACGGGCCGTGGAACTGTCGGCGGAAAAATATTGCTCGGCGTCAATCATGCTTGCTAATGGCGGTGTCGAAATCAGCCATGACTACGAAGTGATCGAGCCGGAAGATGAATGA
- a CDS encoding DUF885 domain-containing protein — protein sequence MADFPGLVHSYYQAWFRFHPEKAVDLGVRGFESQLTPFADDEIGALKALNEKLIDALDEIDTSVLTAAQVIDREVMYGAAVIESSELIEHDWRYRDPARYLPIHAIYQLTLHNLKFNKQHLQNRLQAIPRHLRNAQANLQSEPERIPPVWLEAAHTEAEQGADYLRSLRKHPVFIRHGLNAELEQAAHAVDEFAHVMETELQPKAAGDFACGTAWFERLLHHRHALPVSARQLHALGERLFEETLRELKAVTVELQGDEDIRQLTEKIHARHPAAEELLEQYRQNMQAAHTFVAEQDLVSLPGKESLKVIETPTFLRHEIPFAAYMEPPFNDPEQQGYYYVTPVKDALSLGEHNQVSLRHTCVHEAWPGHHLQFVTANRGHRSSTLPRLVNPSATLYEGWALYCEQLMQEQGFLDTPESRFVLLKDRLWRALRIMLDVELHTRGVSLAQAAQRMEQWLGFTHEQALADLGWYTHAPTVPMGYATGWALINATRERLSQLESPFELKSFHDRLLAEGSIALSHVIRNQFGRPVWDSVQRGIFTEPATGTDA from the coding sequence ATGGCTGATTTCCCCGGGCTCGTACACAGTTACTATCAGGCCTGGTTCCGTTTTCATCCCGAGAAGGCGGTGGACCTGGGAGTGCGGGGTTTTGAATCGCAACTGACTCCGTTTGCCGACGATGAGATCGGTGCCCTGAAGGCATTGAATGAAAAACTGATCGACGCGCTGGATGAAATCGATACCTCGGTATTGACCGCGGCACAGGTGATTGATCGGGAAGTGATGTATGGCGCCGCCGTCATCGAATCATCCGAACTGATCGAGCATGACTGGCGTTATCGGGATCCGGCGCGTTATCTGCCGATCCATGCCATCTATCAATTAACGCTGCATAATCTCAAATTTAACAAACAGCATTTGCAAAACCGGTTGCAGGCGATCCCGCGCCACTTGCGTAATGCCCAGGCCAATCTGCAGAGCGAACCGGAGAGGATCCCGCCCGTGTGGCTGGAGGCCGCGCATACCGAGGCCGAGCAGGGCGCGGATTATTTGCGCAGCCTGCGCAAACACCCGGTGTTTATCCGGCACGGCCTCAATGCCGAGCTGGAGCAGGCCGCGCATGCCGTCGACGAGTTTGCCCACGTTATGGAGACCGAACTGCAACCCAAAGCGGCGGGCGATTTTGCCTGTGGCACGGCCTGGTTCGAACGCTTGTTACATCATCGTCATGCCCTGCCGGTCAGTGCGCGGCAGTTGCATGCCCTGGGCGAGCGCCTGTTCGAAGAGACGTTGCGCGAACTGAAGGCCGTCACCGTCGAGCTGCAGGGCGACGAAGATATCCGGCAACTGACTGAAAAGATCCACGCCCGCCACCCGGCGGCGGAAGAGCTGCTCGAGCAATACCGGCAGAACATGCAGGCCGCGCATACGTTTGTCGCAGAACAGGATCTCGTCAGCCTGCCGGGCAAGGAATCGCTCAAGGTGATCGAGACGCCGACCTTCCTGCGGCATGAGATTCCCTTTGCCGCCTATATGGAGCCGCCGTTTAACGATCCCGAGCAACAGGGCTATTACTATGTCACGCCGGTGAAAGATGCGTTGTCGCTGGGCGAGCACAACCAGGTCAGTCTGCGCCATACCTGTGTCCATGAGGCCTGGCCCGGTCATCATCTGCAATTTGTCACGGCCAACCGGGGCCATCGTTCGAGTACCCTGCCGCGCCTGGTCAATCCGTCGGCGACGCTGTATGAAGGCTGGGCGCTTTATTGCGAGCAGTTGATGCAGGAGCAGGGCTTCCTCGACACGCCGGAGTCGCGTTTCGTCCTGCTCAAGGACCGATTGTGGCGCGCGCTGCGCATCATGCTGGATGTGGAGTTGCACACCCGGGGAGTGTCACTCGCACAGGCGGCGCAGCGGATGGAGCAGTGGCTGGGTTTCACGCACGAACAGGCGCTGGCGGATCTGGGCTGGTATACCCATGCACCGACCGTGCCTATGGGTTACGCCACCGGCTGGGCCCTGATCAACGCGACACGCGAGCGATTGTCGCAGCTGGAGAGTCCTTTTGAACTCAAATCCTTCCACGACCGGCTGCTGGCGGAAGGCTCCATCGCGCTGTCGCACGTGATCCGCAACCAGTTTGGCCGGCCGGTCTGGGACAGCGTCCAACGCGGTATCTTCACCGAACCGGCAACCGGCACGGACGCCTGA
- a CDS encoding VOC family protein, with protein MKRPVATAGLRHVALYVREFDACERFYVELLGMREEWRPDPANLYLTSGNDNLALHHSEEVFDGPQHLDHIGFILDTPEAVDEWYEFLLANEVSMRTKPRTHRDGARSFYCYDPDGNVVQMIYHPPLAKA; from the coding sequence ATGAAACGTCCCGTTGCCACAGCCGGTTTGCGTCATGTTGCCCTGTATGTCCGGGAATTCGACGCCTGCGAGCGGTTCTATGTCGAGCTGCTCGGGATGCGCGAGGAGTGGCGCCCGGACCCCGCTAACCTCTACCTCACCTCGGGCAACGATAACCTGGCCTTGCATCATAGCGAGGAAGTCTTCGACGGTCCGCAACATCTGGATCACATCGGTTTCATACTCGATACCCCCGAGGCGGTGGATGAATGGTACGAATTCCTGCTCGCCAATGAGGTGTCGATGCGGACCAAACCCAGGACCCATCGGGATGGTGCCCGCAGTTTTTATTGCTATGATCCCGATGGCAACGTGGTACAGATGATCTATCACCCGCCACTGGCAAAAGCGTAA
- the speD gene encoding adenosylmethionine decarboxylase, protein MGFNNLTKTLSFNIYDVNYADTAEQQAAYIEYIDEEYNAERLTNILTEVSNIIGANILNVARQDYEPMGASVTMLISEEPVIPEEELDTNAAPGPLPESVVGHLDKSHITVHTYPESHPDNGISTFRADIDVSTCGRISPLRALNYLIHSFESDIVIMDYRVRGFTRDVRGKKHYIDHKINSIQNFLAKDTKNLYQMVDVNMYQENIFHTKMILKEFDLDNYLFDISAKDLPENKRKQLHQRLQKEMLEIFYAQNMPKLSK, encoded by the coding sequence ATGGGGTTCAACAACCTCACCAAGACACTGAGCTTCAACATCTACGATGTCAACTATGCCGATACCGCCGAGCAACAGGCGGCCTATATCGAGTATATTGACGAGGAGTACAATGCCGAGCGCCTGACCAATATTCTCACCGAGGTGAGCAACATCATCGGCGCCAATATCCTCAATGTTGCGCGCCAGGACTACGAGCCCATGGGCGCCAGCGTGACCATGCTGATCTCCGAAGAACCGGTGATCCCGGAAGAGGAACTCGACACCAATGCCGCACCGGGGCCGTTGCCCGAATCGGTCGTCGGGCATCTCGACAAGAGCCACATCACCGTGCACACCTACCCGGAAAGTCATCCGGATAACGGTATCAGCACCTTTCGCGCGGATATCGATGTCTCCACCTGCGGGCGTATCTCACCCCTGCGCGCCCTGAACTACCTGATTCACAGCTTCGAGTCGGATATCGTGATCATGGACTACCGCGTGCGCGGCTTCACCCGCGATGTGCGGGGCAAGAAGCATTACATCGATCACAAGATCAACTCGATCCAGAACTTCCTGGCCAAGGACACCAAGAACCTCTACCAGATGGTGGACGTCAACATGTACCAGGAAAACATCTTTCACACCAAGATGATCCTCAAGGAATTCGACCTGGACAACTACCTGTTCGACATCAGCGCCAAGGACCTGCCCGAAAACAAACGTAAACAGCTGCACCAGCGCCTGCAAAAAGAAATGCTGGAAATCTTCTACGCGCAGAACATGCCGAAACTTTCGAAATAA
- the coq7 gene encoding 2-polyprenyl-3-methyl-6-methoxy-1,4-benzoquinone monooxygenase produces the protein MEQRHYSPVDHFLMNVDLGLRTLVGRPVLTERPNPAAAVAESALDEDQQVLAARLMRVNHAGEVSAQGLYQGQALTARLPDVREKMERAALEENDHLAWCESRINQLGGHKSYLNPLWYAGSVSIGALAGIAGDKWSLGFVAETEHQVVRHLDSHLAQLDERDAKSRAILQQMKEDEGLHATTALQAGGAELPFPVKKLMQLTSKIMTRTAYWI, from the coding sequence ATGGAACAACGTCATTACAGCCCGGTGGATCATTTTCTGATGAACGTCGATCTCGGCCTGCGTACGCTGGTGGGCAGGCCGGTGCTGACCGAGCGGCCGAATCCCGCCGCGGCGGTCGCGGAGTCGGCGCTGGACGAGGACCAGCAGGTCCTGGCGGCACGGCTGATGCGCGTTAATCACGCCGGCGAGGTCTCGGCCCAGGGGCTGTATCAGGGCCAGGCGCTGACCGCCCGGCTGCCGGACGTGCGTGAAAAAATGGAGCGCGCCGCGCTGGAGGAAAACGACCACCTGGCCTGGTGCGAGTCACGCATCAACCAGCTGGGCGGACACAAGAGTTATCTCAACCCGCTGTGGTATGCCGGCTCGGTGAGCATCGGCGCACTGGCCGGGATCGCCGGCGACAAATGGAGCCTCGGCTTCGTCGCCGAAACCGAACACCAGGTGGTGCGGCATCTCGACAGCCACCTGGCGCAACTGGATGAGCGCGACGCCAAATCCCGCGCCATATTGCAGCAAATGAAAGAAGACGAAGGCCTCCACGCCACCACCGCCCTGCAGGCCGGTGGCGCCGAACTGCCCTTCCCCGTCAAAAAGCTCATGCAGCTGACCTCGAAGATCATGACCCGGACGGCTTATTGGATCTAA
- a CDS encoding outer membrane beta-barrel protein, with product MIHLRQLPWLLLLVAVATSATARDKDHFSVKLGTLQHENPAYDPAINLGLTVGGKLMDGKYLSLGLQLEINTSVVEGETSTVRKDWEMDTHALYTSLYIGERHYLKLKAGYSDWQVRYDTEAERNGNGLSWGVGYGYPLDNGRTLELEYTLLSDDEDYGINYISLGYYF from the coding sequence ATGATTCACCTGCGACAATTGCCCTGGTTGCTGTTACTGGTGGCCGTGGCCACCTCGGCAACGGCCAGGGACAAGGACCATTTCTCGGTCAAACTCGGCACCCTGCAACACGAAAACCCGGCTTATGATCCGGCCATCAACCTGGGCCTGACTGTCGGCGGCAAACTCATGGACGGCAAGTACCTCAGCCTCGGGCTGCAACTGGAAATCAACACCTCGGTAGTCGAAGGCGAGACCTCGACCGTTCGCAAGGATTGGGAGATGGATACCCATGCGCTCTACACCAGTCTCTACATCGGCGAACGCCACTACCTGAAACTCAAGGCCGGCTACAGCGACTGGCAGGTGCGCTACGACACCGAAGCCGAGCGCAACGGCAACGGCCTGAGCTGGGGCGTCGGCTATGGCTACCCGCTGGATAACGGCCGTACCCTGGAACTGGAATACACCCTGCTCAGCGACGACGAAGACTACGGCATCAACTACATCAGCCTGGGGTATTACTTTTGA
- a CDS encoding (Fe-S)-binding protein, giving the protein MQPDGSEPLPLSRQIDQLADQCVKCGLCLPHCPTYQADLTENESPRGRIALLQALANGQLEAAPKLRAHIDHCLLCRRCERVCPSGVAYGRLFDLGQQLLAQDRRPARAARLGLALLTRPVGLRALVRLIVLGQRSGLAALGRGLGLGRHSTLLRRGLTLPRLPWPRSLAPHYPAMTPRRGRVALFTGCVSAAADSRTLGDTIAVLRYFGFDVTVPATQQCCGALHAHSGQHAQAEQLAARNRRAFAGEFDAIIVTASGCASQLLETDLPVPVRDAVSFIANQSWPDSLPVRAGDETVAVHEPCSAQNVLRAANDIYPLLEHIPGLRILPLGDNATCCGAAGSYLLRYPAFADQLRARKLAHVEEQHPDRLVTTNIGCALHLQSGLVEQHNLIPVIHPLTLLREYIEAPA; this is encoded by the coding sequence ATGCAGCCCGACGGTTCTGAACCCTTGCCCCTTTCCCGACAGATCGATCAGCTGGCCGATCAGTGCGTCAAGTGCGGGTTGTGCCTGCCTCACTGCCCGACGTATCAGGCCGATCTGACCGAGAACGAGTCGCCGCGCGGGCGGATTGCGCTGCTGCAGGCGCTGGCCAACGGGCAGCTGGAGGCCGCGCCCAAACTGCGCGCGCATATCGACCACTGCCTGCTGTGCCGCCGCTGCGAGCGGGTTTGCCCCTCGGGGGTGGCGTATGGCCGGCTGTTCGACCTGGGCCAGCAGCTGCTGGCGCAGGATCGCCGCCCCGCTCGCGCTGCCCGCCTGGGACTGGCCCTGCTCACCCGTCCCGTCGGGTTGCGCGCGCTGGTCCGGCTGATCGTACTGGGCCAGCGCAGCGGCCTGGCCGCGCTGGGGCGCGGCCTGGGTCTGGGACGACACTCAACCCTGCTGCGCCGCGGCCTGACGCTGCCGCGGCTGCCCTGGCCCCGTTCCCTGGCGCCCCACTACCCCGCCATGACACCGCGCCGGGGCCGGGTCGCCCTGTTCACAGGCTGTGTCAGCGCGGCCGCCGACAGCCGGACCCTGGGCGACACCATCGCGGTATTGCGCTATTTCGGCTTCGATGTGACCGTTCCCGCCACGCAACAATGCTGCGGGGCCCTGCACGCCCACAGCGGACAGCACGCGCAGGCCGAACAGCTGGCGGCGCGAAACCGCCGCGCGTTTGCCGGCGAGTTCGATGCGATCATCGTCACCGCCTCCGGCTGCGCCAGCCAGTTGCTGGAAACAGATTTGCCCGTGCCGGTGCGCGATGCGGTCAGTTTTATCGCCAACCAGTCCTGGCCCGATTCACTGCCGGTTCGCGCCGGCGATGAAACCGTGGCCGTGCATGAGCCGTGCAGCGCGCAGAATGTGCTGCGTGCCGCAAATGATATCTACCCGCTGCTGGAACACATCCCCGGGCTGCGGATCCTGCCGCTGGGGGATAACGCCACCTGCTGTGGCGCCGCCGGCAGTTATCTGCTGCGCTACCCCGCGTTTGCCGATCAACTGCGGGCGCGCAAACTGGCGCACGTTGAAGAACAACATCCCGATCGCCTCGTCACGACCAACATCGGCTGTGCCCTGCATTTGCAATCAGGCCTGGTCGAACAGCACAATTTGATCCCGGTCATCCATCCACTTACCCTGTTGCGCGAATATATCGAGGCCCCGGCATGA
- a CDS encoding (2Fe-2S) ferredoxin domain-containing protein, translated as MSFYKHHVFFCVNQREEGETCCNNFGAQRLRDYAKQRVKELGLHGKGEIRINNAGCLDRCEEGPVIVVYPDETWYTYIDEEDIDEIIEEHLLNGRIVDRLKI; from the coding sequence ATGTCCTTTTACAAGCACCATGTCTTTTTCTGCGTCAATCAGCGCGAGGAAGGGGAAACCTGCTGTAACAATTTCGGCGCCCAGCGCCTGCGCGATTACGCCAAGCAGCGGGTCAAGGAACTCGGCCTGCACGGCAAGGGCGAGATCCGCATCAACAACGCCGGCTGCCTGGACCGCTGCGAGGAAGGCCCGGTGATCGTCGTCTACCCCGACGAGACCTGGTACACCTACATCGACGAGGAAGACATCGACGAAATCATCGAGGAACATTTGCTCAACGGCAGAATTGTTGATCGGTTAAAGATATAG
- a CDS encoding alpha/beta hydrolase: MSQKLLIEGAVGQLELLIEEPDNPAPQAPVAVLCHPHPLHGGSLTNKVVHILAATMNRLGATAVRFNFRGVGRSEGEFDNMVGELEDLRAAVEWVRQHYPDAPLWLGGFSFGAQVALKMHARVGAERLLVAAPPLSLYGSDDLPAIAIPWLVIQGSEDEVIDAHQVRDWVARQTANPPQLIWLEGAGHFFHGRLNEVREAVIEAWPKLSPALRAQGRVTRDE; encoded by the coding sequence ATGAGTCAAAAATTGCTAATCGAAGGTGCGGTCGGCCAGCTGGAGCTGCTCATCGAAGAACCCGACAACCCGGCGCCGCAGGCCCCGGTGGCGGTGCTGTGTCATCCCCATCCGCTGCACGGCGGCAGCCTGACCAACAAGGTGGTGCATATCCTCGCCGCGACTATGAACCGGCTGGGCGCGACGGCGGTGCGTTTTAACTTCCGCGGCGTGGGCCGCTCGGAGGGCGAGTTCGACAACATGGTCGGCGAGCTGGAGGATCTGCGCGCGGCGGTCGAGTGGGTGCGGCAACACTACCCCGACGCGCCGCTGTGGCTGGGCGGCTTCTCCTTCGGCGCCCAGGTGGCGCTCAAGATGCACGCGCGGGTCGGGGCCGAGCGGCTGCTGGTCGCGGCGCCGCCCCTGTCGCTTTACGGCAGCGACGATCTGCCGGCGATCGCGATCCCCTGGCTCGTGATCCAGGGTAGCGAGGACGAGGTCATCGACGCCCACCAGGTCCGCGACTGGGTCGCCCGCCAGACCGCCAACCCGCCGCAGCTCATCTGGCTCGAGGGGGCCGGCCACTTCTTTCACGGGCGATTGAATGAGGTGCGCGAGGCGGTGATCGAGGCCTGGCCGAAGCTGTCGCCAGCGTTAAGAGCTCAGGGACGAGTTACGAGGGACGAGTGA
- the rplM gene encoding 50S ribosomal protein L13, whose product MKTFSAKPETVKRDWYVIDATDKVLGRVATEIARRLRGKHKPEYTPHVDTGDYIIVINADKIAVTGNKEWDKMYHHHTGYPGGIKSVSLDKQRDKHPERILETAVRGMLPKNPLGRAMFRKLKVYRGADHNHAAQQPKALEL is encoded by the coding sequence ATGAAAACCTTTAGCGCCAAGCCGGAAACCGTCAAACGCGACTGGTATGTGATTGATGCGACAGACAAAGTTCTGGGTCGCGTCGCTACCGAGATCGCCCGCCGCCTGCGCGGCAAGCACAAGCCGGAATACACCCCGCACGTCGATACCGGTGACTATATTATTGTCATCAACGCCGACAAGATCGCGGTCACCGGTAACAAAGAGTGGGACAAGATGTACCACCACCACACCGGCTATCCGGGCGGCATCAAGTCCGTCTCCCTGGACAAGCAGCGCGACAAGCACCCGGAACGGATCCTCGAGACCGCCGTGCGCGGCATGCTGCCCAAAAACCCGCTGGGCCGGGCCATGTTCCGCAAGCTCAAGGTATACCGCGGCGCGGACCACAATCACGCGGCTCAACAGCCCAAGGCACTGGAACTCTAG